A stretch of the Chlorobiota bacterium genome encodes the following:
- the folP gene encoding dihydropteroate synthase codes for MNYNEVKIMGILNCTPDSFYDGGEYFSVDKAVTQAVKLINEGAHIIDIGGESTRPPGNDYGTGSEFVPIEVELSRVLPVIEKILSIKRNAIISIDTFKPEVAEKAILVGACIINDVSAGTYNETIWKVASKFQVPYILMHGFNPSNRKSNQEYFYSNIVNEVFEFLLERINSARSAGVKEIIADVGFGFSKGFNDNLTLLKNYKIFSNLGVATLVGLSRKSLIGKMLNDSKSDRLYGSIAANYFALKLGAKIIRVHDVKATKDFLEVSRILDN; via the coding sequence ATGAATTACAATGAAGTTAAAATAATGGGAATCCTAAATTGTACTCCTGATTCTTTTTATGATGGGGGTGAATATTTCTCTGTTGATAAAGCAGTTACTCAGGCTGTTAAGTTAATCAATGAAGGAGCTCATATCATCGATATTGGAGGAGAATCAACCCGTCCTCCAGGAAATGATTATGGTACTGGATCTGAATTTGTTCCCATTGAAGTTGAGTTATCAAGAGTATTACCAGTAATTGAAAAAATTTTAAGTATTAAAAGAAATGCTATTATTTCTATTGATACATTCAAACCTGAAGTTGCTGAAAAAGCTATCTTAGTTGGTGCTTGCATTATTAATGATGTAAGTGCTGGAACTTACAATGAAACAATTTGGAAAGTTGCATCAAAATTTCAAGTCCCCTATATTCTAATGCATGGATTCAATCCATCAAATAGAAAATCAAATCAAGAGTATTTTTATTCTAATATTGTAAATGAAGTTTTTGAATTCCTTCTTGAAAGAATTAATAGTGCAAGGAGTGCTGGTGTAAAGGAGATAATAGCTGACGTGGGATTTGGTTTTTCAAAAGGATTTAATGACAATTTAACTCTCCTTAAAAATTACAAGATATTCTCAAATTTGGGAGTGGCAACTCTTGTTGGATTATCTAGGAAATCACTAATTGGAAAAATGTTAAATGACTCAAAAAGTGATAGGTTGTATGGGTCAATAGCAGCTAATTATTTTGCTTTAAAATTGGGTGCGAAAATTATTAGAGTACATGATGTTAAAGCAACTAAAGATTTTTTAGAAGTTTCTCGAATTCTCGATAACTAA
- a CDS encoding phytoene/squalene synthase family protein — MIKNTNVISAYSICRKITLENSKTFFFASIFLDKAKRNSCYAVYAFCRYIDDLIDKAVGDSNGEINNELVIKTVKRWQSNLDSVYAGDSLSDPIMVAWADTLKKYKIDRTLPDYLIEGVMSDLKKSVRYKTFEELYDYCFKVASVVGLMVTPIFGYAKPETLDYAVDLGVAMQLTNILRDIGEDLNNNRIYLPEDELNKFELSGDDLFKKEININFIKLMKNQINRADYYYDKAENGIKMLSKESQITVKIMSINYRKILRRIEKNNYDVFHLRASTSLLNKIGSIPNIYFKTYFKNN; from the coding sequence ATGATAAAAAATACAAATGTAATTAGTGCGTATTCTATTTGCCGTAAAATAACTTTAGAAAATTCTAAAACATTTTTCTTTGCATCTATATTTTTGGATAAAGCTAAAAGGAACTCATGTTATGCAGTATATGCATTTTGTAGGTACATTGATGATTTGATAGATAAAGCAGTAGGTGATTCAAATGGTGAAATTAATAATGAGCTAGTTATTAAAACTGTGAAGAGGTGGCAATCTAATCTTGATTCAGTTTATGCAGGAGATTCTTTATCAGATCCAATAATGGTAGCTTGGGCAGACACTTTAAAAAAGTATAAAATAGATAGAACACTACCCGATTATTTGATTGAAGGTGTAATGAGTGATTTAAAGAAATCGGTCAGATACAAAACATTTGAAGAGCTTTATGATTATTGTTTTAAGGTAGCCTCAGTAGTTGGACTTATGGTAACGCCTATATTTGGTTATGCTAAACCTGAAACTCTAGATTATGCTGTTGATTTAGGAGTTGCTATGCAATTAACTAATATACTTCGTGATATTGGGGAAGATCTTAACAATAACAGAATATATTTACCAGAAGATGAATTAAATAAATTTGAATTAAGTGGAGATGATTTGTTTAAAAAAGAAATCAATATTAATTTTATTAAATTAATGAAGAATCAAATTAATAGGGCTGATTATTACTATGATAAAGCAGAAAATGGTATTAAAATGTTGAGCAAAGAAAGCCAAATAACTGTAAAAATTATGAGTATAAATTATAGAAAAATTTTGCGTAGAATTGAAAAAAACAATTATGATGTTTTTCATTTAAGAGCTTCAACTTCATTGTTAAATAAAATAGGTTCAATCCCTAATATTTATTTTAAAACATATTTTAAGAATAATTAA
- a CDS encoding DUF4397 domain-containing protein gives MKKLFLILILFITFVASSYAQGSAKIQLIHNCPDLTVAKVDVWINGDKIDDLPFRTATNFIEVPAGPLKISIGLYTSNKESEALVSYSPIVVAGKKYIIAAQGIVNLTGYNPFKPINISIFELAQERAMSSENTDILVLHGSTDAPELDVWAPGSVKAIGDNLNFGDYSKSYFQYPTNDVYVGLREPSGDPLKTTATFSLPMQTMGLGGKSIVIILSGFMKPENNSNGSSFGLYVVTNTGGNFIQLRQSIGGVDNKFNESKISVIPNPVMSNTLIKLNQFGIYKKYNIVNLMGEIQFSEIISNNQKEINLDMTNIISGIYFLQLFSNDNIIQKKIVKIK, from the coding sequence ATGAAAAAACTATTTTTAATATTAATTCTTTTTATCACATTTGTAGCTTCGAGTTATGCTCAAGGTAGTGCTAAAATACAATTAATCCATAATTGTCCAGATCTAACTGTTGCAAAAGTTGATGTATGGATAAATGGTGATAAAATTGACGATTTACCTTTTAGAACTGCTACTAATTTTATTGAAGTACCTGCTGGACCTTTGAAAATTTCTATTGGTCTTTACACAAGTAATAAAGAATCTGAGGCGTTAGTAAGTTATTCTCCAATTGTTGTTGCAGGTAAAAAATATATTATTGCTGCTCAAGGTATTGTAAACTTGACTGGTTATAATCCATTCAAACCAATTAATATATCAATTTTCGAATTAGCACAAGAAAGAGCAATGAGCTCTGAAAACACTGATATTCTTGTATTGCATGGTTCAACGGATGCACCAGAGTTGGATGTTTGGGCACCTGGAAGTGTAAAAGCAATTGGTGATAATTTAAATTTTGGAGATTACTCTAAATCGTACTTTCAGTATCCCACAAATGATGTTTATGTTGGATTAAGAGAACCAAGTGGTGATCCTTTAAAAACAACTGCAACTTTTAGTTTACCAATGCAAACTATGGGGCTTGGTGGTAAAAGTATTGTTATCATTTTATCAGGATTTATGAAACCTGAAAATAATAGTAATGGATCTAGTTTTGGATTATATGTTGTAACAAATACTGGTGGAAATTTTATTCAATTAAGGCAATCTATAGGCGGAGTAGATAATAAATTCAATGAAAGTAAAATTAGTGTTATCCCAAATCCAGTTATGAGTAATACTTTGATTAAACTCAATCAATTTGGAATATATAAAAAGTACAATATTGTAAATTTGATGGGTGAAATACAGTTTAGTGAAATAATATCAAATAATCAAAAAGAGATTAATTTAGATATGACTAATATTATAAGCGGTATTTACTTTTTACAATTGTTTTCTAATGATAATATTATTCAGAAAAAAATAGTTAAAATTAAATAG
- a CDS encoding B12-binding domain-containing protein, with translation MSEIKCIYDPLMELMAHYAGKKATKEKVDVANITIEERLKLRIIDGDQIGISDDLLEGMKNHTPLIIINDILLDGMKVVGELFGSGQMQLPFVLQSAETMKTAVAFLEKYMEKEDTTTKGTIVLATVKGDVHDIGKNLVDIILTNNGYTVINLGIKVAVDLMLDSAEKNKAQAIGMSGLLVKSTLIMKENLELMKGRGITIPVILGGAALTRRYVESDLRSIYGENVGYAADAFDGLHFMENISAGKSILNIGSNNIENEVSVKRKLIDRETLFIDIADEIDTIDIKSIFDFTFNDDILFVVKLNEGIVGFVSLKYIENDIKEITNIKLYDEQKNSLIDVINALKLTLNNDESLLINIPLDDKLYHRVYKAFGFTNVENLTDNGNITSLIYKKNNTNKLLENKIVLKVIPDYQNINPPFLGVNIIEDIRIEKVFEYINEVALIRGQWLFKKGSKTNEDYKNELDKIVYPKLDELKLLAKREKLIEPKCVYGYFPCNSDGNSLIIYKPKNISTNQLHSKWDLNLNSGIENFEEYCKFDFPRQNGERELCISDYFKPKSLNEFDVVSFQIVTVGQKASEYTAKLFQDGNFSNYLYFHGLSVECAEALAEYMHRTTRIELGINHNDATDVRKLFAQGYQGSRYSFGYPACPNLEDQSKIFDLLKPERIGVSLSEEFMLEPEQSTSAIIVHNSLAKYFNV, from the coding sequence ATGTCAGAAATTAAATGTATATATGATCCACTAATGGAGCTAATGGCTCATTATGCTGGAAAAAAAGCAACGAAAGAAAAAGTTGACGTTGCTAACATCACTATTGAAGAACGTCTTAAGTTAAGAATAATTGATGGAGATCAAATTGGTATAAGCGATGATCTATTAGAGGGCATGAAAAATCATACACCATTAATTATTATCAATGATATTTTATTGGATGGTATGAAAGTGGTTGGTGAACTTTTTGGTTCTGGTCAAATGCAATTACCATTTGTTTTGCAATCAGCTGAAACAATGAAAACTGCTGTTGCCTTTCTAGAAAAATATATGGAAAAAGAAGATACTACTACAAAAGGAACAATTGTTTTAGCAACTGTTAAAGGAGATGTACATGATATTGGAAAAAATTTAGTTGATATTATACTTACTAACAATGGTTACACAGTTATAAATCTTGGAATAAAAGTAGCTGTTGATTTAATGCTCGATTCTGCTGAAAAAAATAAAGCTCAAGCAATTGGCATGAGTGGTCTTTTAGTTAAAAGCACATTAATTATGAAAGAAAATCTTGAACTTATGAAAGGGCGTGGAATTACCATTCCTGTAATTTTGGGTGGTGCTGCTTTAACTAGAAGATATGTTGAGAGTGACTTGAGAAGTATTTATGGTGAAAATGTTGGTTATGCTGCTGATGCTTTTGATGGACTTCATTTTATGGAAAATATTTCTGCTGGGAAAAGTATATTAAACATTGGTTCTAATAATATTGAGAATGAAGTATCAGTTAAGAGAAAATTAATAGATCGAGAGACTCTATTTATAGATATTGCTGATGAAATAGATACAATTGATATAAAATCAATATTTGACTTTACATTTAATGATGATATTCTTTTTGTTGTAAAATTAAATGAAGGAATAGTTGGATTTGTATCATTAAAATATATAGAAAATGATATTAAAGAGATAACAAATATCAAGCTGTATGATGAACAAAAGAATTCCTTAATTGATGTTATAAATGCCTTAAAATTAACTTTAAACAATGATGAGAGTTTGCTTATTAATATTCCACTAGATGATAAATTATATCATAGAGTTTATAAAGCATTTGGTTTTACAAATGTTGAAAATCTAACCGATAATGGAAATATAACAAGTTTAATCTATAAAAAAAATAACACTAATAAATTACTAGAGAATAAAATTGTTTTAAAAGTTATTCCAGATTATCAAAATATAAATCCACCTTTTTTAGGAGTAAATATTATTGAAGATATTAGAATTGAGAAAGTTTTTGAATATATAAATGAAGTTGCTTTGATACGTGGGCAATGGCTATTTAAAAAAGGATCTAAAACAAATGAAGATTATAAAAATGAGTTAGATAAAATAGTTTACCCTAAACTTGATGAATTAAAATTGCTTGCAAAAAGAGAAAAACTTATTGAGCCAAAATGCGTGTATGGATATTTTCCTTGTAACTCTGATGGTAATTCTCTTATTATTTATAAACCAAAAAATATATCAACAAATCAACTTCATTCAAAATGGGATTTAAACTTAAATTCTGGAATAGAAAATTTTGAAGAATATTGTAAGTTTGATTTTCCAAGACAAAACGGAGAAAGGGAATTATGTATATCAGATTATTTTAAACCAAAATCTCTAAATGAGTTTGATGTAGTATCTTTTCAGATTGTTACAGTTGGTCAAAAAGCAAGTGAATATACAGCCAAATTATTTCAAGATGGTAATTTTTCAAATTATTTATATTTTCATGGTTTGTCTGTGGAATGTGCTGAAGCATTAGCTGAGTATATGCACAGAACAACAAGAATAGAACTTGGAATTAATCATAATGATGCAACAGATGTTAGAAAGCTTTTTGCTCAAGGATACCAAGGAAGTAGATATTCTTTCGGTTACCCTGCTTGCCCAAATCTTGAAGATCAATCAAAAATATTTGATTTGTTAAAACCAGAAAGAATAGGAGTATCGCTATCTGAAGAATTTATGCTTGAACCTGAACAATCAACAAGTGCTATTATAGTTCATAATTCTTTGGCGAAATATTTTAATGTTTAA